The Cohnella abietis genome has a segment encoding these proteins:
- a CDS encoding response regulator transcription factor: protein MARILIADDDVHIRELITLFLRNEGFELLEAKDGAEALTIVENTQIDLVILDIMMPHLDGWELCKEIRRIDSNIPLLMVTVKGESAQKVKGFQLGADDYLTKPFDPLELVMRVKALLKRYMIVSSQTIQLNGIVLNRRNFQVVRGDETLNLPLKEFELLFKLANHPGQIFTREQLITHIWGMNYEGDDRTVDVHIKRLRERFAGDSQHFQIETARSLGYRLVIT, encoded by the coding sequence ATGGCCAGAATACTGATCGCAGATGACGATGTACACATCCGAGAGCTGATCACCTTATTTTTACGGAATGAAGGGTTCGAGCTGTTGGAGGCAAAAGACGGTGCAGAAGCACTCACAATTGTGGAAAATACTCAAATAGATCTGGTTATTCTCGACATTATGATGCCTCACTTAGATGGCTGGGAATTGTGTAAGGAGATCAGGCGCATCGATTCCAATATCCCTCTCTTAATGGTCACGGTTAAGGGAGAATCGGCTCAAAAGGTGAAGGGGTTCCAGCTTGGGGCCGACGATTACTTGACCAAGCCATTCGATCCATTAGAGCTTGTGATGAGAGTAAAAGCGTTACTTAAGCGATATATGATTGTCTCCTCACAAACCATCCAACTGAACGGCATTGTGCTAAATCGCCGTAACTTTCAAGTTGTTCGGGGAGATGAAACGTTAAATTTGCCGTTAAAAGAATTTGAGCTCCTGTTCAAGCTAGCCAACCATCCGGGACAAATTTTTACACGGGAGCAGTTGATTACCCATATCTGGGGGATGAACTACGAAGGCGATGACCGAACTGTTGATGTCCACATCAAGCGGCTAAGGGAAAGGTTTGCCGGCGACTCGCAGCATTTTCAAATTGAAACGGCCCGTAGTCTAGGGTATCGGCTAGTCATCACATGA
- a CDS encoding serine hydrolase domain-containing protein: MMLLVLLIVSMGAGLFAAQAPVSAALPDSTTVQHEGKPDLTDTVGLTAFIDGIMKGHIDNFKIPGAVVTIVKGDKILLAKGYGHSDIEAGKLVDPETSLFRIASTTKLFTWTAVMQLVEQGKIDLDTDINTYLKTVKIPKTYSDPITMRHLMTHTAGFEEGGVGYQITTDPKKLPVSISETLAKHMPARVRPAGEMASYSNYGASLAGLIVEEVSGIPYDDYIQKNIFDPLGMKYASVQEPIPASLEPYTIHGYARENGVFVRKPPTFEGGFRPAGSGSVSALDMSRFMIAHLQDGRYGDKQILKPETVQLMHAPAFVFIKGLPAMDLGFYEQRMNGLRIIAHGGADTLFSTELYLVPEKQIGIFVSYSGGEGGVAADGLARAFFDRYFPAPEIKLPPMSIETDKSLLKYAGAYQFTRRNHSDIDKFFSFLVKMNVEVSGNRLSMGSGAEQQVYAQVGPDLFQEVGSSHQIGFRTDESGKVTHMFLDFLTAIPLERPPLLDKTTFWYPLLGFSLVMFITVLTGFAYRRREIKAMPKAQKWAVRLSVVTAAWALATVAATFFVVLNMDLLDRLSRITQSLNLYLFMPIILVLLTLGMLTFSVLAWKDKYWTVLKRVHFTLVTLSAVVLCVFFYYWNLLGWHFG; the protein is encoded by the coding sequence ATGATGTTACTGGTGTTGTTGATCGTTAGTATGGGAGCAGGGTTGTTCGCAGCTCAGGCACCTGTATCTGCAGCGCTTCCTGATTCTACAACTGTTCAGCACGAGGGGAAGCCGGACTTGACCGACACTGTTGGGCTAACGGCATTTATTGATGGTATTATGAAAGGGCATATAGACAATTTCAAAATTCCAGGGGCAGTCGTCACGATCGTTAAGGGCGATAAAATCCTCCTAGCTAAGGGTTATGGTCATTCCGACATAGAAGCAGGCAAGCTAGTCGATCCCGAGACCAGCCTGTTCCGAATTGCATCGACAACAAAGCTGTTTACTTGGACGGCCGTGATGCAATTGGTCGAGCAGGGCAAAATAGATCTCGATACCGACATCAATACCTACTTAAAAACAGTAAAAATACCGAAAACCTATTCAGATCCCATTACTATGCGTCATCTCATGACTCATACCGCCGGTTTTGAAGAAGGGGGCGTTGGTTATCAAATCACCACCGACCCTAAGAAGCTTCCGGTATCCATTTCAGAAACACTTGCCAAGCATATGCCGGCACGAGTAAGGCCTGCCGGTGAGATGGCGTCTTATTCCAACTATGGCGCATCTTTGGCGGGACTAATCGTCGAGGAAGTTAGCGGCATACCGTATGACGACTATATTCAGAAAAACATCTTTGATCCGCTTGGAATGAAATACGCTTCTGTTCAAGAACCAATTCCAGCATCCTTGGAGCCTTATACGATACATGGCTATGCGAGAGAGAATGGCGTATTCGTAAGAAAGCCCCCTACGTTCGAGGGCGGCTTCCGTCCAGCAGGATCGGGGTCTGTCTCGGCGCTAGATATGTCCCGTTTCATGATTGCTCATCTTCAAGACGGCCGTTACGGAGACAAACAAATTCTTAAACCGGAAACCGTCCAATTAATGCATGCACCAGCCTTCGTATTCATCAAAGGCCTACCGGCAATGGACCTTGGCTTTTACGAGCAGCGGATGAATGGGTTGCGCATCATTGCTCATGGGGGTGCCGACACGTTATTCAGTACAGAGCTCTATCTTGTACCTGAGAAGCAAATCGGTATTTTCGTATCCTATAGTGGTGGTGAAGGTGGAGTAGCGGCAGATGGGTTAGCGAGAGCTTTCTTCGATCGTTACTTTCCAGCGCCAGAAATTAAGCTGCCTCCTATGTCCATTGAAACGGACAAATCATTGCTGAAATATGCAGGTGCTTATCAATTTACACGCCGTAACCATTCTGATATAGATAAGTTTTTCAGCTTTTTGGTCAAGATGAACGTTGAGGTTTCTGGAAACCGACTATCAATGGGGAGCGGGGCGGAGCAGCAAGTATACGCTCAAGTCGGACCTGATTTATTTCAAGAAGTTGGAAGCTCGCATCAGATTGGATTCCGTACGGATGAATCAGGCAAGGTAACTCATATGTTTCTAGATTTCCTTACAGCCATACCGCTAGAACGTCCACCGTTGCTCGACAAAACTACGTTCTGGTATCCTTTACTCGGATTTTCGCTAGTTATGTTTATCACCGTATTGACGGGGTTCGCTTACCGCAGGCGTGAAATTAAAGCAATGCCGAAAGCTCAGAAGTGGGCAGTGCGGTTGTCTGTGGTGACCGCAGCGTGGGCGCTTGCGACCGTTGCGGCGACGTTTTTCGTCGTATTGAATATGGATTTGTTAGATCGACTTAGCCGCATTACGCAATCGTTAAATCTATATCTTTTTATGCCGATAATACTTGTGTTATTGACTTTGGGGATGCTAACTTTTAGCGTGCTCGCATGGAAAGATAAATATTGGACGGTGCTGAAGCGTGTGCATTTCACGCTAGTAACGCTATCGGCAGTGGTATTGTGTGTATTCTTCTACTACTGGAACTTATTGGGCTGGCATTTTGGTTAA
- a CDS encoding IS3 family transposase — protein MERGNAVVIVLQMVAVASSTYYERRLRKNHLEVVASSPPARGRPLSTHTLLQNGDKVSNSQVQEWLTELISGEEYIYGYRMLAECLRVQYQALINDKKVYRFCKELGILKPQRRKIVHYPRRLARNHTITASNQLWQLDIKYGYVEGYDQFFYLADMIDVYDRTIVGYHLGSSCSAIHICQTVKAAFKARLSQGEARPIIRTDNGPQFISKAFGALSADENEPFIHERIPPKSPNMNAYIESFHATLERDVLDKTSFETFEAAYQAVRDYIEFYNARRMHGSLGKRSPAAFMNWLKGTKEDLKKFDRVL, from the coding sequence ATTGAGCGGGGAAACGCAGTCGTAATCGTATTACAGATGGTTGCAGTGGCTTCTTCCACGTACTATGAGCGCCGTCTTAGGAAGAACCATTTGGAAGTCGTTGCCTCGAGTCCGCCTGCCCGTGGTAGACCTCTGTCCACCCATACCCTGCTGCAAAATGGCGATAAGGTCAGCAATTCACAGGTGCAGGAATGGCTGACGGAACTCATTTCAGGTGAAGAATATATCTACGGCTACCGCATGCTCGCAGAATGCTTACGTGTCCAGTACCAGGCTTTGATTAATGATAAGAAGGTATACCGTTTTTGCAAGGAGCTAGGCATTTTGAAGCCTCAGCGTAGGAAAATTGTTCACTATCCAAGGCGATTAGCCCGCAACCATACCATCACTGCTTCAAATCAGCTGTGGCAGCTCGACATTAAGTATGGGTACGTCGAGGGTTACGATCAGTTCTTCTATCTGGCAGACATGATCGATGTCTACGACCGAACCATTGTCGGTTACCACTTAGGCTCGTCGTGCAGTGCTATCCATATCTGTCAAACAGTGAAAGCTGCATTCAAAGCCCGCTTGTCGCAGGGCGAAGCTAGGCCAATTATCCGGACCGACAACGGCCCGCAGTTTATAAGCAAGGCGTTTGGTGCGCTCAGTGCAGATGAGAATGAGCCCTTTATTCACGAGCGTATCCCGCCAAAATCACCAAATATGAATGCTTACATCGAATCGTTTCATGCCACATTGGAACGCGACGTATTGGACAAGACGTCGTTTGAAACATTCGAAGCAGCGTACCAGGCAGTGCGGGACTACATCGAATTTTACAACGCACGTCGGATGCACGGCAGCTTAGGGAAGCGTTCACCAGCAGCATTCATGAACTGGTTAAAAGGTACCAAAGAAGACCTCAAAAAATTCGATCGCGTGCTGTAA
- a CDS encoding transposase, whose translation MRRRNRTFEAIRHQAAREALSGIKPAIVARKYEVTSETIRSWVKEFQETHGDDSIPTFSERAADEQRYLELEEKHARAMKVLGEKELELEILRELIKKKNPLSMTN comes from the coding sequence ATGAGGAGACGTAATCGCACTTTTGAAGCTATAAGACATCAAGCAGCTAGGGAAGCTTTATCTGGTATAAAGCCAGCTATTGTTGCACGTAAGTACGAGGTTACATCTGAGACCATACGCTCTTGGGTGAAGGAGTTTCAAGAAACCCATGGCGATGATAGCATACCTACATTCAGTGAACGCGCAGCAGATGAACAACGCTATCTTGAACTCGAGGAAAAACATGCCCGTGCTATGAAGGTCTTGGGCGAGAAAGAACTTGAACTCGAGATTTTGCGTGAACTTATAAAAAAGAAGAACCCTCTCTCGATGACAAACTAG
- a CDS encoding acyl-CoA dehydrogenase family protein, which translates to MGVVQERRPSYYVEIATELAQEFAKNAAQRDRDGGTPKHERDLIRQSGLLKLTISEQYGGYGQPWSVALAVTRELAKADGSVAHLFGYHHAVLANFQRLGTPEQVAFYLEGTVNKNWFWGNTSNVRKGVSRVVGNRVDNHIVLNGSKKFTTGTPDADYVLISWEDEKSANTVIGVIPGGREGLKIHDDWDGIGQRQTGSGTVTFENVIVELSEVLEEHPNEIKDSYNPPLTQAVLTNIYLGNALGALDEAKRYIVTEARPYALSDADTAAEDPYIILKYGELWAELKSAESLVDLASKHVDLADSNRYALSAQERGEAAAIVTAANVIAGRTALDVTSRIFELMGTRSATVRNGFDRYWRNVRIHTLHNSVDYKLKNIGNWALNGKQPPTPIGGLHT; encoded by the coding sequence ATGGGAGTGGTACAAGAGAGAAGGCCCAGTTATTACGTGGAGATAGCGACAGAGCTGGCTCAGGAGTTCGCAAAGAATGCGGCTCAGAGGGATAGAGATGGCGGCACTCCTAAGCACGAGAGAGATCTCATTCGCCAAAGTGGGTTGTTGAAGCTGACAATTTCTGAGCAATATGGCGGATACGGTCAACCTTGGTCTGTGGCACTGGCAGTTACAAGGGAGCTAGCTAAGGCTGACGGATCGGTGGCGCATTTATTTGGCTATCATCACGCAGTGCTGGCTAACTTCCAGCGACTCGGAACCCCGGAGCAAGTCGCATTTTACCTGGAGGGAACAGTCAACAAGAACTGGTTCTGGGGCAATACATCCAATGTCCGTAAAGGCGTCAGCCGTGTTGTAGGTAATCGAGTTGACAATCATATTGTGCTTAATGGCAGCAAAAAATTCACCACAGGTACACCTGACGCGGATTATGTTTTGATTTCGTGGGAAGACGAGAAAAGCGCAAATACAGTAATTGGGGTCATTCCTGGCGGACGTGAAGGTCTGAAAATTCATGATGACTGGGACGGAATCGGCCAGCGCCAAACCGGTAGCGGAACTGTGACCTTTGAAAACGTAATTGTGGAATTGAGCGAAGTTTTAGAAGAGCATCCCAATGAAATAAAGGATTCTTATAATCCTCCTCTTACACAAGCGGTTCTCACCAACATTTATTTAGGGAATGCACTGGGTGCACTTGATGAGGCTAAGCGCTATATTGTAACAGAGGCACGACCTTATGCGTTATCGGATGCGGATACTGCAGCGGAGGACCCCTATATTATTCTCAAGTATGGCGAACTATGGGCCGAGCTGAAGTCGGCCGAAAGCTTAGTAGATCTCGCGTCGAAACATGTGGATCTAGCCGATTCCAATAGGTATGCATTATCCGCTCAAGAGCGGGGAGAAGCGGCGGCTATCGTCACTGCAGCTAATGTCATTGCAGGCAGGACAGCACTAGACGTGACCAGCAGAATTTTTGAGCTTATGGGAACGCGATCGGCAACGGTTCGCAATGGCTTTGATCGTTATTGGCGCAATGTACGAATTCATACGCTGCACAATTCAGTGGATTACAAGCTGAAAAATATCGGGAATTGGGCATTGAACGGTAAGCAGCCGCCTACACCGATTGGTGGACTGCATACTTGA
- a CDS encoding LLM class flavin-dependent oxidoreductase has protein sequence MTVERNEVEFGWYIPTYGDGNHVGVRPERETDLSYIIQLAQHAEKAGFTFALIPTGGTCLDAWVVGSAIISSTTTFRPLIAMRPGLVSPVLAARMAASFDYLSQGRLLINVVTGSSAKDLRMMGDPLADSHDERYERTREFLQIVKGLWANSSVNNENDFFAVNEPYQDIEPLQFTGNHYNLEAVASYPATQQRPHPPLYFGGSSASGKRVAAELADVYLMWAEPLNWIQEQIGEMEALRNEQQEATGIRRPLKYGLRVQILVRQTEEEAWRDAWEIISKVNNVAIEQAEERFTKSDAVNQIRQNKLRTYSKENQYLLGPNLWSGLSTVRSGGSLMLVGTPDQVSDRIIEYIRIGVSSFILSGFPHLEEADIAGELLLPLIKEKLKQEQYTTL, from the coding sequence TTGACTGTAGAGCGGAATGAAGTGGAGTTTGGTTGGTATATCCCAACTTATGGTGATGGAAATCATGTGGGTGTAAGACCAGAGCGTGAAACCGATCTGAGTTATATTATTCAACTGGCCCAGCATGCAGAGAAAGCGGGATTTACATTTGCACTTATACCTACGGGTGGCACCTGTTTGGACGCTTGGGTTGTCGGTTCAGCAATTATTTCTAGCACCACGACTTTTAGGCCTCTTATTGCGATGCGACCTGGATTGGTTTCGCCTGTGCTTGCGGCTAGAATGGCCGCGTCCTTCGATTATTTGTCTCAAGGCAGACTTCTAATCAATGTTGTTACGGGCAGCTCTGCTAAGGATTTACGCATGATGGGCGATCCCCTTGCGGACAGTCATGACGAGCGCTATGAACGTACGCGGGAATTTTTGCAGATCGTCAAGGGATTATGGGCGAACAGCAGTGTGAACAATGAAAATGATTTTTTTGCGGTTAATGAACCTTATCAGGATATCGAACCCCTGCAGTTTACAGGCAATCATTATAATCTTGAAGCGGTTGCTAGCTACCCTGCAACGCAGCAGCGGCCTCATCCACCTCTTTATTTTGGTGGAAGCTCGGCTTCAGGGAAACGAGTGGCTGCCGAGCTTGCAGACGTGTATCTGATGTGGGCGGAGCCGCTTAATTGGATTCAAGAGCAGATTGGTGAGATGGAAGCATTGCGCAATGAACAGCAGGAGGCTACAGGCATTCGAAGACCATTAAAATACGGTTTAAGGGTGCAAATTCTAGTTAGGCAGACAGAAGAGGAAGCTTGGAGAGACGCTTGGGAAATTATTAGTAAGGTGAACAATGTTGCGATTGAACAGGCTGAGGAACGGTTTACGAAATCCGATGCTGTGAATCAAATCCGCCAGAACAAGCTCAGGACTTATTCCAAAGAAAATCAATATTTACTGGGGCCCAATTTGTGGTCAGGTCTCAGCACCGTGAGATCAGGTGGCTCGCTAATGCTTGTCGGTACGCCAGATCAGGTATCGGACCGAATTATCGAGTATATCCGGATAGGCGTTTCATCTTTTATCTTGTCGGGATTCCCGCATCTGGAAGAAGCGGATATCGCAGGCGAGCTGCTGCTGCCCTTGATTAAAGAGAAGCTGAAGCAAGAGCAGTATACCACTTTATGA
- a CDS encoding GntR family transcriptional regulator, which produces MMNYGLVVNPEVPLPIHVQVMEQIKWFIVLGFMKPGEVLIPAAQLADLLQVNRNTVQAVYAQLREEGILDTRKGYGTWVADSEQTHKLIEERKPLGQFMEQTFEEALKSGLDRSRFVNLSAASVQLQLKYNTEQFMFIVSKEEEYRFLHEEIVRLTGREAEPLFVEGLADMENSSQSSQSSGDVMVTTLSCVEEVRRLYPNAADSIIIVEPVIDQFTFFEIAHTIKTSRTGFVSGGKRGVDWINSQIAASSADYISLTINEQDKIVEMLGVVEQVYAAPSVYDSVRRLAPDKVKRLNLQLEKSSEFQLKSFSGDRYNYLTS; this is translated from the coding sequence ATGATGAACTACGGTCTTGTCGTAAACCCGGAGGTTCCGCTGCCGATTCATGTTCAGGTGATGGAGCAGATCAAGTGGTTTATCGTTCTTGGCTTCATGAAGCCGGGCGAAGTTCTGATACCAGCTGCCCAATTGGCAGATCTGCTGCAGGTGAACAGGAATACGGTTCAGGCCGTGTACGCTCAGCTTCGAGAAGAGGGGATTTTGGATACCCGCAAAGGCTACGGAACTTGGGTCGCAGACAGCGAACAAACACATAAGCTAATTGAAGAGAGGAAGCCGCTAGGGCAGTTCATGGAGCAAACATTTGAGGAGGCACTCAAGTCAGGGCTTGATCGCTCCCGTTTTGTCAATTTGAGCGCTGCTTCTGTCCAGCTTCAACTGAAATACAACACTGAGCAGTTCATGTTTATTGTAAGCAAGGAGGAGGAATACAGATTTCTTCATGAAGAAATCGTCCGATTGACAGGGAGGGAAGCAGAACCGCTGTTTGTCGAAGGTCTTGCAGATATGGAAAATAGTTCGCAATCTTCTCAGTCCTCTGGCGATGTAATGGTCACTACCTTGTCTTGCGTAGAGGAAGTGAGGCGCCTCTATCCGAATGCTGCGGATTCCATCATTATCGTCGAACCCGTTATTGATCAGTTCACTTTTTTCGAGATTGCACATACAATCAAGACTAGCCGAACAGGCTTTGTGAGCGGAGGGAAAAGGGGCGTGGATTGGATCAATAGCCAGATCGCTGCATCAAGCGCTGACTATATTTCTCTAACGATTAACGAACAGGATAAAATAGTGGAGATGCTAGGTGTCGTTGAACAGGTATATGCGGCCCCGTCTGTCTACGATTCGGTAAGGAGACTCGCTCCTGATAAGGTGAAACGATTGAATCTTCAATTGGAGAAAAGCAGTGAGTTCCAGCTTAAAAGTTTTTCAGGTGACCGATATAACTATCTGACTAGTTAA
- a CDS encoding GntR family transcriptional regulator, which produces MNSISKLPLNITPLSPIPINVQLKEQLLCLIGSGAIKPGDFLPSANELADQVSLNRNTINAIYNQLAKEGVVVVKKGSGTQVLDTGRIANDRETLSFIDSKMKEAVQLQINLQELPVAYLIFEQIYEAVSEKSKHLLFVSFRTDDFATYSDEIKSVKTSSITQITFHQLKQLERPALEQLLHDIDIVVTPYSGLKEIHNLELPASKRIIAVGDIPY; this is translated from the coding sequence ATGAACTCTATATCAAAATTGCCTTTGAACATAACTCCGCTATCCCCCATTCCAATTAATGTTCAACTCAAGGAGCAGCTTCTGTGCCTGATCGGTTCAGGTGCTATAAAACCCGGAGATTTTCTGCCTTCAGCTAATGAGTTGGCCGATCAGGTTTCCTTAAATCGCAATACCATTAATGCTATCTATAATCAGTTGGCCAAGGAAGGCGTCGTAGTTGTCAAAAAGGGGAGTGGCACCCAAGTTCTTGATACCGGACGGATCGCTAATGACCGCGAAACCCTTTCTTTTATCGATAGCAAAATGAAAGAAGCAGTTCAATTGCAAATAAATTTGCAGGAGCTGCCTGTCGCCTATCTGATTTTCGAACAAATATACGAGGCCGTCTCGGAAAAAAGCAAGCATCTTCTATTCGTATCTTTCCGCACTGACGATTTCGCAACCTACAGCGATGAAATTAAGAGTGTTAAGACATCGAGCATTACCCAGATCACTTTCCACCAGTTAAAGCAGCTTGAGCGTCCAGCATTAGAGCAGTTGCTGCATGATATAGACATTGTTGTTACACCATACTCTGGATTAAAGGAAATTCATAATTTGGAGCTTCCCGCTTCCAAACGCATTATTGCCGTTGGAGACATCCCTTATTAA
- a CDS encoding SDR family NAD(P)-dependent oxidoreductase, whose product MKFDGMNVIVTGSTSGIGREIAYRFALEGANVAIIGRNFHKGVEASEHIVSLGRKSLFVPTELTDEQSVQAMTEQVLQHLGHIDIIVNNAGYLVSGAVTDISLEDWTNTWQSNVTSVYLTSHAILPHMLVRGSGTIINIASETALKGYKNRAAYSAAKAAVIALTKSMAVDHAESGIRVNCLCPGTVETEMFNNLLRYNLDPDKHKKFMLDRRLTSYLGTVEQIANAILFLADPNMKYMVGTVLTLDGGSSVK is encoded by the coding sequence ATGAAATTTGATGGAATGAACGTTATTGTGACGGGTTCTACTTCGGGAATTGGGAGGGAAATCGCGTACCGTTTTGCCTTGGAAGGCGCCAATGTCGCTATTATTGGACGCAATTTTCATAAAGGGGTAGAAGCCTCAGAGCATATCGTTAGCTTGGGGAGAAAAAGTTTGTTCGTGCCTACAGAGCTGACGGATGAGCAATCTGTGCAAGCTATGACCGAGCAAGTGCTTCAACACCTCGGTCATATTGATATTATAGTCAACAATGCCGGATATCTAGTTTCAGGTGCTGTAACCGATATTAGCCTAGAGGATTGGACTAACACCTGGCAGTCTAATGTCACCTCTGTCTACCTTACAAGCCATGCCATTCTGCCTCATATGCTGGTGAGAGGCTCTGGAACAATTATTAATATCGCTTCTGAAACGGCACTCAAAGGGTATAAGAACAGAGCAGCCTACAGCGCCGCCAAAGCTGCAGTCATCGCGTTAACCAAATCGATGGCTGTTGATCATGCCGAAAGCGGCATAAGAGTCAACTGTCTTTGTCCCGGAACGGTTGAAACTGAAATGTTCAACAATCTACTTCGTTATAATCTTGATCCAGACAAGCACAAAAAGTTCATGCTGGATCGCCGCCTTACTTCCTATCTGGGCACTGTCGAACAAATTGCCAATGCCATTCTCTTCCTCGCCGATCCGAATATGAAATATATGGTCGGCACCGTGCTAACTCTGGATGGAGGCTCCAGCGTTAAGTGA
- the pyrE gene encoding orotate phosphoribosyltransferase has protein sequence MNKKELAREIFNTSHLTGVFKLRSGKESDKYFDKYLFESNPKLLAEVADKLAPLIPLDTEILAGLEMGGIPIATALSLKTGIPVVFVRKKAKEYGTCKLAEGKDIDGKKVCIIEDVVTTGGQILLSAEDLKKYGAKVKDVVCVIEREEAGRNNLESADLVFHSLFTMEELLSAVSEA, from the coding sequence ATGAATAAAAAGGAACTTGCAAGAGAGATATTTAATACATCGCATCTTACTGGAGTATTTAAACTACGATCAGGAAAAGAATCTGATAAATATTTCGATAAATACTTGTTCGAATCCAATCCCAAGCTGTTGGCCGAAGTTGCTGATAAGCTCGCTCCCCTCATTCCGCTTGATACTGAAATTTTAGCCGGTCTGGAAATGGGTGGGATCCCAATAGCAACTGCATTATCGTTAAAGACTGGAATACCTGTTGTTTTTGTAAGGAAAAAAGCTAAGGAATACGGAACGTGCAAACTTGCAGAAGGTAAAGATATTGATGGCAAGAAGGTATGCATTATCGAGGATGTTGTCACAACTGGCGGGCAAATCTTACTAAGTGCTGAGGATTTGAAAAAGTACGGTGCGAAGGTTAAGGATGTAGTTTGTGTTATTGAAAGAGAAGAAGCGGGAAGAAATAACCTGGAAAGTGCTGACCTAGTATTTCATTCATTGTTTACTATGGAAGAGCTTTTATCAGCGGTTAGTGAGGCTTAG
- a CDS encoding GNAT family N-acetyltransferase yields MDNKFIEELSLNNWQPLSTLLYDGWVLRFANGYTKRANSINSIHYSTYDLNLKIKQCEKIYSNNNLPTTYKITPFVHPENLDEILEENGYSLIDSTSVQTLELENINEPKLKSIQIVENSNAEWLDNFFRLNNVEANSKDTMERILSNIKTKKGFISLYYEGQVVACGLGIIEREYIGLYDIVTDINYRNKGFGEQIILNLLHWGKVNGAKHSYLAVVLNNKPALRLYSKIGYSEIYKYWYRVKKS; encoded by the coding sequence ATGGATAATAAATTTATTGAAGAATTATCACTGAACAACTGGCAGCCTTTATCCACTTTACTTTACGATGGTTGGGTATTGCGCTTCGCTAACGGTTATACGAAACGTGCTAACTCTATTAACTCTATTCATTACTCAACCTACGATTTGAATCTTAAAATCAAACAATGCGAGAAAATTTATTCAAACAATAACCTGCCTACTACTTACAAAATCACTCCTTTTGTTCACCCTGAAAATTTAGATGAAATTCTGGAGGAGAATGGCTACTCCTTAATTGATTCTACAAGTGTCCAAACCTTAGAGTTAGAGAACATAAATGAACCTAAGCTAAAATCTATACAAATAGTTGAAAATAGTAATGCTGAGTGGTTAGATAATTTTTTTAGACTCAATAATGTCGAAGCCAATAGTAAAGACACTATGGAACGAATATTGTCCAACATTAAGACGAAAAAAGGTTTTATATCTCTTTATTATGAAGGGCAAGTTGTTGCTTGCGGTCTTGGAATTATAGAGAGAGAATACATCGGGCTATATGATATCGTCACGGATATTAATTATAGAAATAAAGGCTTTGGGGAGCAAATCATATTGAATTTGTTACACTGGGGTAAAGTAAACGGGGCGAAACACAGCTATTTAGCGGTAGTTTTGAATAATAAGCCTGCTCTTCGACTCTATTCAAAAATTGGTTACTCGGAAATTTATAAGTATTGGTATAGGGTTAAAAAATCTTAG